Below is a window of Pseudarthrobacter equi DNA.
CTGTCCCTTCGCAGTGGTGCCCAGCCAGTGGTCGGCATCCGGTTCCAGGGAGGCCATCGCGGTGATCCGGGAGGGATCGCCGGGGAACAGTACGGGGGCCAGCAGGGCCAGCCCGATGAAGACGGCCATGACGGCCATGCCCACCAGGGCCTTCTTGTTGGTGGCCAGCCCGTGGATGAAGCTGCGGTTGGGTTTGGTTTTGGGTTTCGCGGCAGGGGTCTTACCGGCCGTGGTGCCGGGTTGCTGGAGGATTGCGGTTGCCATGATGGGTCCTTTGTCTGCGGCCGGTCAGTTGCTGCGCACGCGGGGGTCGAGGCGGACGTACAGGATGTCCACCAGGAAGTTCGCCAGCAGCACGGCGGCGGTGATGGTCAGGAACAGGCCCTGCATGAGCGGGTAGTCCAGGCCCTGGACGGCGTTGAGGAGCTGGTAGCCCACGCCGGGGTAGGCGAACACCACTTCGGTGAGCAGCGCCCCTCCCACCACGAAGCCCAGTCCCATGCCGAAGCTGGTCACGGACGGCAGCATGGCGTTGCGGGCCGCGTACCGGAGCATGATGCGGCCCGGGCGCAGGCCCTTGGCCTCGGCCATGGTGATGTAGTCCTCCGAGTTGGTGGCGATCATGGTGTTCCGCATGCCCAGCATCCAGCCGCCGATGGACACCAGCACGATGGTCAGCGCCGGGAGCACGAGGTGCGCGCCGACGTCGCCGATGAACTCCCAGGTGAACGCGGGCTCCAGGCCGGCCGTGAACGCGTGCCGGATGGGGAACCAGCCCAGCACCACGCCGAACAGGTAGAGGGCGCCCATGGCCAGCCAGAAGTAGGGGAACGATCCGATGAACACCAGCACCGGAGGCAGCGCCGAATCGATGGCGCCGCCGCGCCGCCACGCAGCCACGATGCCCAGCAGGTTACCCACGACGGCGGCAATCACCAGGGCGGTTCCGCCCAGCAGGAGGGTCCAGCCGATCTGGGACGAAATGACCTCCGTGACCGGCGCCGGGAAGCGCGAAATGGAGACGCCCATCTGGCCGGTGAAGATGTTCTGCAGGTAGCCCGCGTACTGCTCCCACAGGGGCCTGTCGTCAACACCCAGCAGCCTGCGCAGCGCCTCGATCTGTTCGGGCTGCATTCTGTCCTGGGAGCGGGCGAACATGCGGGAAACGGGGTCCCCCGGCATGAAGCGCGGGAGCAGGAAATTCAGGGTGATGGATGCCCAGAAGGCGACCAGGTAGAAACCCAGCCGGCGCAGGATGAAGCGCACGGGTTCCCTCCAATTCGGGAGTGGTGAAAGGTGTGGGGGCTGGCCGCCGGAGATTCCGGCGGCCAGCAATAAAACTCTTGGCGGTGGGGACTACTTGCGCGGTTCCAGGGAGGTCAGCACCAGCACCGTGGTGGGTGCGCGGACCGAGAGGGTGGCGTAGGGGTTGTCCTGGGTGGGCCAGCCGGTGAACCGGGTGTCATTGAAGGCGCCCCATTCCGGGCCGGAGAAGAGCGGCACCAGCGGCGCGGCGTCGCTGTACTCCTGCTGGAGCTTGTTGGCGATGTCCTTCTGCTTGGACTGGTCCGATTCCGCTGCGAACTGGGCCAGCAGGGCGTCGGCCTTCGTGTCGCCGAAGCGGTGGTAGTTGTCGAACGTCTTGGTGCCCACCGGCTTCACGGTTGCCGAGCCCATGGCGGTGTTGAAGTACTTGTACGGGCTGGGGTCGTTGGCGCTCCAGACGATGCCTGAATCAAAGGTGCCCGTTTCGTAGCCGGCCACTACGGCGGCCCAATCCGGCGAATCCACCTTGGCGGTCACGCCTACCTCGGCCAGGTTCTGGGCGATCACGTTGGCGACGGACAGCCAGTCGGAGGAAGAGGCCCCCACGGAAATCTTGAACTCGAACGGGGAGCCGTCCTTGAGGGTACGCTTGCCGTCCGCGCCCTTGGCGTAGCCGGCCTTGTCCAGAAGCTCGTTGGCCTTCTGCACATCGTGGTTGGTCCAGGTGCAGTTGTCCTTGACGGCGCTGTTCTTCCAGGTCTCGTAGTTGCCGGACAGGCCTGTGCAGTCACCCGGCTGGGCGTAGCCGCTCATGCCGATCTTGGTGACCTGGTCCCGGTCAACGGCCATGCTCAGTGCCTTGCGGACGTCAACGTCGTTGAACGGCGCCTTGGTGGTGTTGAGCTGCCAGTTGATCATGGCCCCCGTGGGCGGGAACCAGTACTGGCGGTGGTCCTTGTCCTTGGAGACGAACGTCTTTTCGATGTTCGGGATGTACTGCGGTGCCCAGTCCACGTCGCCGTTGGCCGCCGCAAGGTTGGCACCGTCGTTGCCGGCGAAGGCGAGCATCTTGATGCCGGCGATCTTCTGCTTCTCCGGCTGCCAGTAGTTGGGGTTCTTCTTCAGCACGAAGGACTGCGCCTGGAAGCTGTCCACCTCGGTGTAGGGCCCAGTTCCGACCGGCTTGGCGTTCGCTTCCTTTTCGGGGTCTGCGAGCGTGGACCAGATGTGCTTGGGCAGGATGGTGAGCTGGCCGACGTCGTACAGCGCCGGGGACCATGGCTTGTTGAAATTGAACGTGACCTTGTTGCCTTCGGCGGTGACGCCGTCGAGGTACTCGAAGCCGCCCTTGATCTTCTTCTGCAGCTCGAAGGTGTAGGCGACGTCGTCGGCAACCAGCGGCTGCCCGTCGGA
It encodes the following:
- a CDS encoding ABC transporter permease, producing MRFILRRLGFYLVAFWASITLNFLLPRFMPGDPVSRMFARSQDRMQPEQIEALRRLLGVDDRPLWEQYAGYLQNIFTGQMGVSISRFPAPVTEVISSQIGWTLLLGGTALVIAAVVGNLLGIVAAWRRGGAIDSALPPVLVFIGSFPYFWLAMGALYLFGVVLGWFPIRHAFTAGLEPAFTWEFIGDVGAHLVLPALTIVLVSIGGWMLGMRNTMIATNSEDYITMAEAKGLRPGRIMLRYAARNAMLPSVTSFGMGLGFVVGGALLTEVVFAYPGVGYQLLNAVQGLDYPLMQGLFLTITAAVLLANFLVDILYVRLDPRVRSN
- a CDS encoding ABC transporter substrate-binding protein → MTQPRFFRAARITAAGLAVGAMLLTGCAANVNKANSNDAGSNASALLTIPREDMGTFVQNFNPFAPTVNPMVQQAIYESLLIFNPANGDTVPWLATEWKAADDGKSVTFTLRDGVKWSDGQPLVADDVAYTFELQKKIKGGFEYLDGVTAEGNKVTFNFNKPWSPALYDVGQLTILPKHIWSTLADPEKEANAKPVGTGPYTEVDSFQAQSFVLKKNPNYWQPEKQKIAGIKMLAFAGNDGANLAAANGDVDWAPQYIPNIEKTFVSKDKDHRQYWFPPTGAMINWQLNTTKAPFNDVDVRKALSMAVDRDQVTKIGMSGYAQPGDCTGLSGNYETWKNSAVKDNCTWTNHDVQKANELLDKAGYAKGADGKRTLKDGSPFEFKISVGASSSDWLSVANVIAQNLAEVGVTAKVDSPDWAAVVAGYETGTFDSGIVWSANDPSPYKYFNTAMGSATVKPVGTKTFDNYHRFGDTKADALLAQFAAESDQSKQKDIANKLQQEYSDAAPLVPLFSGPEWGAFNDTRFTGWPTQDNPYATLSVRAPTTVLVLTSLEPRK